In the genome of Halictus rubicundus isolate RS-2024b chromosome 9, iyHalRubi1_principal, whole genome shotgun sequence, one region contains:
- the LOC143357359 gene encoding uncharacterized protein LOC143357359 — protein sequence MGQAWCKEKTTKAEDSKSPLDRVFVRCAHRIYPSLKEEGSVLGGATQRVTSSEIGYAGSPPREVLTRGRSIDSVDRPFHPSDWVDVNLEVPSTPRPSSALTNLTVDTSLYPATTPTSSCSNLKESAPVPPPRRKKRNKGRPLPPKPDETAENAPANLKRSETGDEPLYSSVKSPKSSGDDEDAEEEIRPDKHRLCEDAPRDGRKTKEIYEHKVNGTGRIISSDMVSGKRSSHLLEINQNHRKPRETEEYERFARSRTSKDSSTPNREDKRWLMEPEKQIEDTSRDAEKSNGHARTKNYSTVSLPNYDELDVARHQTKGMKGQQPAGDRTKSRRPVRSSTGSLPAESFLAPFSEKTSVRLEDYIPSRCSPDNLSEELDLEKLECGGDTVVEAEFLKYDPSKSEDWELGGIGNCELSHQRRLSFEEPRRISKGNDSGEGEDEDVLDYGRKSPVYIQKPESFGKTPSPAFGEPEYSEVDPNRTHLRYFKPPTLEDSCRNSTACETSASTEPFYLDEAKHRSALDTIGVSGGKTEADRSDQPGMIFRSSLSNESEPEEDTYEPKELSGRPASLIRTISEESLPREMLEQQELENFFDEKLAKDVHNKLRKNLDRKTTTPPPSPEPRIKPELLDNDHSTLLKVLKDETAEESNLSSMTPSLNELEAALSDMLEKEEPQETVKDEAKADKLLDPGPKIDDAKVNRNPSVDVADHPVQGSTSQPAVFLGQILENRKPITSRKVSFCAWEETLLETDDRDDREFTERPTDLDKNTVSRRNEARLGDIGEDVACPTDQPPEKPSRMNRSLEDLMEDSESVPTPPRRRHRSLGKRDGEVPRNGSAVTEAYPNDRLI from the exons CTCGGAGATTGGGTATGCTGGTTCGCCGCCAAGGGAGGTGCTCACGAGGGGCAGGAGCATAGACTCCGTGGACAGGCCTTTTCATCCGAGCGACTGGGTCGACGTGAACCTCGAAGTACCGAGCACACCGAGGCCGAGCTCGGCCCTCACGAATTTAACCGTCGACACGAGCCTCTATCCCGCTACCACGCCGACGTCCAGCT GTTCGAATCTGAAAGAGTCAGCTCCAGTTCCCCCGCCTCGGCGGAAGAAGAGGAACAAGGGCCGGCCGTTGCCCCCGAAGCCGGACGAGACTGCAGAGAACGCACCTGCGAATTTGAAGCGTTCGGAGACAGGTGACGAACCACTGTACTCCTCGGTGAAGTCTCCGAAGAGCAGCGGGGACGACGAGGATGCCGAAGAGGAGATCAGGCCCGACAAACATCGGCTCTGCGAGGACGCGCCGCGAGATGGAAGAAAGACGAAGGAGATTTATGAACACAAG GTGAACGGTACCGGAAGGATAATATCGAGCGACATGGTGTCCGGCAAGAGGAGCTCGCACCTCCTTGAGATCAACCAGAATCATCGGAAGCCTCGCGAGACCGAGGAGTACGAGAGGTTCGCGAGAAGCAGGACCAGCAAGGACTCGTCGACGCCTAATCGCGAGGACAAAAGGTGGCTGATGGAGCCCGAGAAGCAGATCGAGGATACCTCGAGGGACGCCGAGAAATCGAATGGTCACGCGAGGACCAAGAACTACAGCACCGTCAGTCTGCCAAATTACGACGAGCTGGACGTGGCCAGGCATCAAACGAAGGGGATGAAAGGACAGCAGCCTGCTGGGGACAGAACAAAGTCCCGGAGACCCGTCAGGAGCAGCACTGGATCGCTTCCGGCTGAATCCTTCCTCGCGCCCTTCTCCGAG AAAACGAGCGTGCGACTCGAGGACTACATTCCGAGCCGCTGCAGCCCCGATAACCTATCGGAGGAACTGGACCTGGAGAAGTTGGAGTGCGGGGGCGACACGGTGGTCGAGGCCGAGTTCCTGAAGTACGACCCGAGTAAATCGGAGGATTGGGAACTCGGTGGCATCGGTAATTGCGAATTGAGTCACCAGCGCCGGCTCTCCTTCGAG GAGCCCCGGAGGATCAGTAAGGGGAACGACTCCGGCGAGGGCGAGGACGAGGATGTGCTCGATTATGGACGAAAATCACCGGTGTACATTCAGAAGCCCGAGTCTTTTGGAAAAACACCGTCCCCGGCGTTCGGCGAGCCTGAATATTCTGAAGTGGATCCAAATAG GACCCACTTGAGGTACTTCAAGCCACCCACGCTCGAGGACAGCTGCAGAAATTCGACCGCCTGCGAGACTTCTGCTTCCACGGAGCCGTTTTACCTGGACGAGGCGAAACATCGTTCAGCTCTTG ATACGATCGGAGTCAGCGGGGGCAAGACGGAGGCGGATCGATCGGACCAGCCGGGCATGATCTTCCGTAGcagcctgtcgaacgagagcgAGCCGGAAGAGGACACCTACGAGCCGAAAGAGCTGTCCGGTCGTCCTGCCAGTCTGATCAGGACGATCTCCGAGGAATCGTTGCCGCGGGAGATGCTGGAGCAACAGGAGCTGGAGAACTTCTTCGACGAGAAGCTGGCGAAGGACGTGCACAACAAACTGAGGAAGAACCTGGACCGGAAGACGACAACACCGCCGCCCAGTCCCGAGCCGAGGATCAAACCGGAGCTGTTGGACAACGACCACTCGACGTTGCTGAAGGTCCTCAAGGACGAGACCGCGGAGGAGAGCAATCTGAGCTCGATGACGCCCAGCCTGAACGAGCTGGAGGCTGCCCTGTCCGACATGCTGGAGAAAGAGGAGCCTCAGGAAACCGTGAAGGACGAGGCGAAGGCGGACAAGCTGCTCGACCCGGGCCCGAAGATTGACGATGCGAAAGTAAACCGGAACCCGTCGGTCGACGTCGCGGATCATCCAGTCCAGGGATCCACCAGCCAGCCCGCCGTGTTCCTCGGACAGATCCTGGAGAACAGGAAGCCGATTACCAGCAGGAAGGTCTCGTTCTGCGCATGGGAGGAGACCCTGCTCGAGACGGATGATCGGGAcgatcgagaattcactgaacGTCCGACGGATTTAGATAAGAACACCGTTTCTCGTCGGAACGAGGCAAGGCTAGGGGACATCGGGGAGGACGTCGCGTGTCCCACGGACCAACCGCCCGAGAAGCCCAGCAGGATGAACAGGAGCCTCGAGGACTTGATGGAGGACTCGGAAAGCGTACCCACACCGCCCAGAAGGAGACACAGGAGCCTCGGGAAACGGGACGGGGAAGTCCCACGAAATGGATCCGCGGTCACCGAAGCTTACCCTAACGACAGACTCATCTGA